A region from the Vicia villosa cultivar HV-30 ecotype Madison, WI linkage group LG3, Vvil1.0, whole genome shotgun sequence genome encodes:
- the LOC131658614 gene encoding uncharacterized protein At4g04775-like: MDSTRSSSVGNSIGRSIPRCGCNESMKMFVSNTHENPQRKFWRCKNRGKSDAACNLFLWDDEVVEHIIRGGKKEVFRGGELVINNSEFTLDQMKAFGLQFGKEFGKEFSKEFGQEASSKKVEKLKKLLNEERKKNFRLMVALLNGVMILV, from the exons ATGGACTCTACAAGGAGCTCGTCAGTTGGCAATTCAATCGGTAGATCAATACCCAGATGTGGATGCAACGAATCAATGAAGATGTTTGTCTCAAACACACACGAAAACCCTCAGAGGAAGTTTTGGAGATGCAAGAATCGTGGAAAG AGTGATGCAGCATGCAATTTGTTTCTTTGGGATGATGAAGTCGTGGAACACATTATAAGAGGTGGGAAGAAAGAAGTTTTCAGAGGTGGAGAGTTGGTTATCAATAACAGTGAATTCACACTTGATCAAATGAAAGCTTTTGGATTACAGTTTGGGAAAGAGTTTGGAAAGGAGTTTTCCAAAGAATTTGGCCAAGAGGCATCTTCAAAGAAGGTTGAAAAGTTGAAGAAGTTGCTGaatgaagaaaggaaaaaaaacttCAGGTTGATGGTGGCCTTG TTGAATGGTGTAATGATTTTGGTGTAA